A genomic region of Alkalispirillum mobile contains the following coding sequences:
- the clpB gene encoding ATP-dependent chaperone ClpB, with the protein MRQDKLTTKFQMAIADAQSLAVGRDHQMIEPVHLMAALLDQEGGVGQLFSRAGVNINQLRTELGRALDRLPTVEGSAGEVHLSNELGRLLNLTDKLAQKRKDQYISSELFVLAAVTDKGQLGELLRGAGATQEAVEKAIEELRGGQSVDDPNAEDQRQALEKYTIDLTERAEQGKLDPVIGRDEEIRRTIQVLSRRTKNNPVLIGEPGVGKTAIAEGLANRIINGEVPEGLKTKRILSLDMAALIAGAKYRGEFEERLKAVLNDLAKQEGQIILFIDEIHTIVGAGKAEGAMDAGNMLKPALARGELHCIGATTLDEYRKHIEKDAALERRFQKVLVDEPSVEDTVAILRGLKERYEVHHGVEITDPAIVAAAQLSHRYITDRQLPDKAIDLVDEAASRIKMEIDSKPEEMDRLERRLIQLKIEREALAKEEDDASRKRLDALEGEINELEDEYKALEEIWNSEKAAVEGAQSIKEQLERARQELETARRAGDLGRMSELQYGRIPELERQLDLALQAEMHDTQLLRTSVGTEEIAEVVSRWTGIPVNKMLEGERDKLLRMEDEIRKRVVGQDEAVGAVANAIRRSRAGLSDPNRPNGSFLFLGPTGVGKTELCKALASFLFDTEEAMIRIDMSEFMEKHAVARLIGAPPGYVGYEEGGYLTEHVRRKPYSVILLDEVEKAHADVFNVLLQVLDDGRLTDSHGRTVDFRNTVIVMTSNLGSDVIQQMAGEEHYQEMRSAVMDIVGTHFRPEFINRVDEVVVFHPLGREHIRSITDIQLRQLNARLADKELALEVSEAAKDQLGEAGFDPVYGARPLKRVLQQRLENALAQRILRGEFMPGDSIRVDTEGDALTFSKGASAATEA; encoded by the coding sequence ATGCGGCAGGACAAACTGACCACGAAATTCCAAATGGCCATCGCCGATGCGCAGAGCCTGGCCGTGGGCCGCGATCACCAGATGATCGAGCCGGTCCACCTGATGGCCGCACTGCTCGACCAGGAGGGCGGTGTCGGCCAGCTGTTCTCGCGCGCCGGCGTGAACATCAACCAACTGCGCACCGAGCTGGGCCGGGCCCTGGACCGGCTGCCCACGGTGGAGGGCAGTGCCGGCGAGGTGCACCTGTCCAACGAGCTGGGCCGGCTGCTCAACCTCACCGACAAACTGGCCCAGAAGCGCAAGGACCAGTACATCTCCAGTGAGCTGTTCGTACTGGCGGCGGTGACCGACAAGGGCCAGCTGGGCGAATTGCTGCGCGGCGCCGGCGCCACCCAGGAGGCGGTGGAGAAGGCCATCGAGGAGCTGCGCGGCGGCCAGTCGGTGGACGACCCCAACGCCGAGGACCAGCGTCAGGCGCTGGAGAAGTACACCATCGACCTCACCGAGCGGGCCGAACAGGGCAAGCTGGACCCGGTGATCGGCCGGGATGAAGAGATCCGCCGCACCATCCAGGTACTCTCCCGGCGCACGAAGAACAACCCGGTGCTGATCGGCGAGCCCGGCGTCGGCAAGACCGCCATCGCCGAGGGCCTGGCCAACCGCATCATCAACGGCGAAGTGCCGGAAGGGCTGAAGACCAAGCGCATCCTCTCCCTGGACATGGCCGCGCTGATCGCCGGCGCCAAGTACCGGGGCGAGTTCGAGGAGCGGCTGAAGGCCGTGCTCAACGACCTGGCCAAGCAGGAGGGCCAGATCATCCTCTTCATCGACGAGATCCACACCATCGTCGGGGCCGGCAAGGCCGAGGGCGCCATGGACGCGGGCAACATGCTCAAGCCCGCCCTCGCCCGGGGCGAACTGCACTGCATCGGCGCCACCACCCTGGACGAATACCGCAAGCACATCGAAAAGGACGCGGCCCTGGAGCGCCGCTTCCAGAAGGTGCTGGTGGACGAACCCTCGGTAGAGGACACGGTGGCCATCCTGCGCGGGCTGAAGGAGCGCTACGAGGTGCACCACGGGGTGGAGATCACCGACCCGGCCATCGTGGCGGCAGCCCAGCTCTCCCACCGCTACATCACCGACCGACAACTGCCCGACAAGGCCATCGACCTGGTGGACGAGGCGGCCAGCCGCATCAAGATGGAGATCGACTCCAAGCCTGAGGAGATGGACCGCCTGGAGCGGCGGCTGATCCAGCTCAAGATCGAGCGCGAGGCCCTGGCCAAGGAGGAGGACGACGCCTCCCGCAAGCGCCTGGACGCGCTGGAGGGGGAGATCAACGAGCTGGAGGACGAGTACAAGGCGCTGGAAGAGATCTGGAACTCCGAGAAGGCGGCCGTGGAGGGCGCCCAGAGCATCAAGGAGCAGCTGGAGCGTGCCCGGCAAGAGCTGGAGACCGCCCGCCGAGCCGGCGACCTGGGCCGCATGTCAGAGCTTCAGTACGGCCGCATCCCGGAGCTGGAGCGCCAGCTCGACCTGGCCCTGCAGGCGGAGATGCACGACACCCAGCTGCTGCGCACCAGCGTGGGCACCGAGGAGATCGCCGAGGTGGTCTCGCGCTGGACCGGCATCCCGGTGAACAAGATGCTGGAGGGCGAGCGCGACAAACTGCTGCGCATGGAGGACGAGATCCGCAAGCGCGTGGTGGGTCAGGACGAGGCGGTCGGCGCCGTGGCCAACGCCATCCGCCGCTCCCGCGCCGGGCTGTCCGACCCGAACCGGCCCAACGGGTCGTTCCTGTTCCTTGGCCCCACCGGCGTGGGCAAGACCGAGCTGTGCAAAGCGCTGGCCAGCTTCCTCTTCGACACCGAGGAGGCCATGATCCGCATCGACATGTCGGAGTTCATGGAGAAGCACGCCGTGGCCCGGCTGATCGGCGCGCCCCCCGGCTACGTGGGCTACGAGGAAGGCGGCTATCTCACCGAGCACGTGCGCCGTAAGCCCTACTCGGTGATCCTGCTGGACGAGGTGGAAAAGGCCCACGCGGACGTCTTCAACGTGCTGCTGCAGGTACTGGACGACGGCCGGCTGACCGACAGCCACGGCCGCACCGTGGACTTCCGCAACACCGTGATCGTGATGACCTCCAACCTGGGCTCGGACGTGATCCAGCAGATGGCGGGCGAGGAGCACTACCAGGAGATGCGCTCGGCGGTGATGGACATCGTCGGCACCCACTTCCGGCCGGAGTTCATCAACCGGGTGGACGAGGTGGTGGTCTTCCACCCCCTGGGCCGCGAGCACATCCGCTCCATCACCGACATCCAGCTGCGTCAGCTCAACGCCCGGCTGGCGGACAAGGAGCTGGCGCTGGAGGTCTCCGAGGCGGCGAAGGACCAGTTGGGCGAGGCCGGTTTCGACCCGGTGTACGGGGCGCGGCCCCTCAAGCGGGTACTGCAGCAACGGCTGGAAAACGCCCTGGCCCAGCGGATACTGCGCGGCGAGTTTATGCCTGGGGATAGTATTCGGGTGGATACCGAGGGCGACGCGCTGACCTTCAGCAAGGGGGCGTCGGCCGCCACCGAGGCCTGA
- the pgeF gene encoding peptidoglycan editing factor PgeF, whose amino-acid sequence MSELDFIRPDWPAPPGVRALTTTRAGGVSPPPYDSLNLGAHTGDAAACVAENRRRLALAADLPGAPVWLKQVHGTAVVAAHRATGVPEADGSVTDRRGLVCAILTADCLPVLLCDQDGTRVAALHAGWRGLVDGMLESGVAALGGPEGLMAWLGPAIGPDAFQVGAEVRQAFLARDEGAAPCFREDQEGRWRADLYALAARRLATVGVHAVYGGDHCTHTEAARFYSYRRDGETGRMATLIWLA is encoded by the coding sequence ATGAGTGAACTGGATTTCATACGGCCCGACTGGCCGGCGCCGCCCGGAGTGCGGGCACTGACCACCACCCGCGCGGGCGGGGTCAGTCCACCCCCCTACGATAGCCTGAACCTGGGGGCCCACACCGGCGATGCGGCGGCTTGCGTTGCGGAAAACCGCCGCCGCCTCGCGTTGGCGGCGGACTTGCCGGGGGCGCCGGTATGGCTGAAGCAGGTGCACGGCACGGCCGTGGTGGCGGCGCACCGGGCGACCGGCGTGCCGGAGGCCGATGGCAGCGTCACGGACCGGCGGGGGCTGGTCTGCGCCATCCTGACCGCCGACTGCCTGCCGGTGCTGCTCTGCGACCAGGACGGGACGCGGGTGGCGGCACTGCACGCCGGCTGGCGCGGCCTGGTCGACGGGATGCTGGAGTCCGGGGTCGCGGCGCTGGGCGGCCCGGAAGGCCTGATGGCGTGGCTGGGCCCGGCCATCGGCCCCGACGCCTTCCAGGTGGGGGCAGAGGTGCGCCAGGCCTTCCTGGCCCGGGATGAGGGGGCCGCCCCCTGTTTCCGCGAGGACCAGGAGGGCCGGTGGCGGGCCGACCTCTACGCCCTGGCCGCCCGCCGCCTGGCCACTGTCGGGGTCCACGCCGTGTACGGCGGTGACCACTGCACCCACACGGAGGCCGCTCGCTTCTACTCCTACCGCCGCGACGGCGAGACCGGGCGCATGGCCACGCTGATCTGGCTGGCGTGA
- a CDS encoding RNA ligase partner protein, translated as MRRFVLDTSVFTNPHCAVQFGEDPLAGVQTFLQLARRSPAEFYMPLSVYDEFRRMRDLAEMAADFETEVWVRSPRRFSMNIPAEILYEFIYELRGRIDRGLRIAEEHTRQAGAATDMRPELIASLRERYREAMRKGLVDSREDVDAVLLAMELDAELVSADEGMRKLGNRMGVKLLTADYLRRVMENLAGGY; from the coding sequence ATGCGCCGATTCGTGCTCGACACCAGTGTTTTCACCAATCCCCACTGCGCCGTGCAGTTCGGCGAGGACCCGCTGGCCGGGGTGCAGACCTTCCTCCAGCTGGCCCGGCGCTCGCCGGCGGAGTTCTACATGCCGCTGTCGGTGTACGACGAGTTCCGGCGCATGCGCGACCTGGCGGAGATGGCAGCGGATTTCGAGACCGAGGTATGGGTCCGGTCGCCGCGCCGGTTCAGCATGAACATACCGGCGGAGATCCTCTACGAGTTCATCTACGAACTGCGCGGTCGCATCGACCGCGGCCTGCGCATCGCCGAGGAGCATACCCGCCAGGCGGGCGCCGCCACCGACATGCGCCCGGAGCTGATCGCCAGCCTGCGCGAGCGCTACCGCGAGGCCATGCGCAAGGGACTGGTGGACTCCCGTGAGGACGTGGATGCGGTGCTGCTGGCCATGGAACTGGACGCGGAGCTGGTCAGCGCCGACGAGGGCATGCGCAAACTGGGCAACCGGATGGGCGTGAAGCTGCTCACCGCGGACTACCTGCGGCGGGTGATGGAGAACCTGGCGGGCGGCTACTGA
- a CDS encoding pyridoxal phosphate-dependent aminotransferase, protein MSIDERRYGHAPEIHLNLNVRDLGQSATLAINERSAALAADGRHVFRFGLGQSPFPIPAAVESELKANAHQKDYLPVKGLRNLREAVAEYHRRGQGVEVSAEDVMIGPGSKELMFILQLVYYGDLVIPTPSWVSYAPQAHIIGRQIRWVQTRYQNNWRLMPEDLERLCARDPSRPRILILNYPNNPTGETYSADELQALAQVARRYRVVLLSDEIYGELHHRGQHMSVARFYPEGTIISSGLSKWCGAGGWRLGTFAFPRGLHWLLEAMSVVASETYTSTSAPIQFAAVRAFQGGLEIEQYLQQSRRVLQALGQYCWRRLDGAGLHTPRPAGGFYLFPDFSPLREQLTARGIGTASQLCNQLLEDTGVALLPGSAFGRPDEELSARLAYVDFDGAKVLTAAGDEPAGPLSDEFLTHSCPNVVNGIERLVRWARGEEGG, encoded by the coding sequence ATGAGTATCGATGAGCGGCGTTACGGCCATGCGCCGGAGATCCACCTCAACCTCAACGTGCGGGACCTGGGCCAGTCCGCCACCCTGGCCATCAATGAGCGCAGCGCCGCGCTCGCGGCGGATGGGCGGCACGTCTTCCGCTTCGGGCTGGGGCAGTCGCCCTTTCCCATCCCGGCCGCGGTGGAGTCAGAGCTGAAGGCGAACGCCCACCAAAAGGACTACCTGCCGGTGAAGGGGCTGCGCAACCTGCGCGAGGCGGTGGCCGAGTACCACCGGCGCGGCCAGGGCGTGGAGGTCTCCGCCGAGGACGTGATGATCGGCCCCGGCTCCAAGGAGTTGATGTTCATCCTGCAGCTGGTCTATTACGGCGACCTGGTCATCCCGACCCCCAGCTGGGTCTCCTACGCACCGCAGGCGCACATCATCGGACGCCAGATCCGCTGGGTGCAGACCCGATACCAGAACAACTGGCGGCTGATGCCGGAGGACCTGGAAAGGCTCTGCGCGCGGGACCCCTCCCGTCCGCGCATCCTGATCCTCAATTACCCCAACAACCCCACCGGTGAGACCTACAGCGCGGACGAGTTGCAGGCGCTGGCGCAGGTGGCCCGCCGGTACCGGGTGGTGCTGCTCTCCGACGAGATCTACGGCGAGTTGCACCACCGCGGGCAGCACATGTCCGTGGCCCGCTTCTACCCCGAGGGCACCATCATCAGCAGCGGGCTGAGCAAGTGGTGCGGCGCCGGCGGCTGGCGGCTGGGTACTTTCGCCTTCCCGCGGGGGCTGCACTGGTTGCTGGAGGCGATGTCCGTGGTTGCCAGCGAGACCTATACCTCCACCAGCGCCCCCATACAGTTTGCCGCTGTACGCGCGTTCCAGGGCGGGCTGGAGATCGAGCAGTACCTGCAGCAGTCCCGGCGGGTGCTGCAGGCCCTGGGCCAGTACTGCTGGCGCCGGCTGGACGGGGCCGGGTTGCACACCCCCCGCCCGGCCGGGGGGTTCTACCTGTTCCCCGATTTCAGTCCGCTGCGCGAGCAATTGACTGCACGGGGCATTGGCACCGCCTCGCAGCTGTGCAACCAGCTGCTGGAGGACACCGGCGTGGCATTGCTGCCGGGGAGTGCCTTCGGCCGCCCGGACGAGGAGCTCTCCGCGCGGCTCGCCTACGTGGATTTTGACGGTGCCAAGGTCCTGACCGCGGCGGGAGACGAGCCCGCCGGGCCGCTCTCCGATGAGTTCCTGACCCACTCCTGCCCAAACGTGGTCAATGGCATCGAGAGGCTGGTGCGCTGGGCGCGGGGCGAAGAGGGGGGCTGA
- a CDS encoding RNA ligase has protein sequence MDALTAKQALEKGKATRHEFEGLSYIRLHDSVARLPKGSVRLDTGRVIPGYPSIGRIQALATGLEKQYGDEPFWAEEKIDGFNIRIVAHEGRLLAFSRGGFLCPFSTDRVPELLDPALFDEHPGLIACAELAGPENPYMEGSPPHVAHDVALFVFDLMRDGQPGFIAQAEKQGLAERYRLPVARVFGRYRAQDQQALTELILSLDRAGCEGLVFKGEVQGARSKYVTARSNINDIALVSDALLDLPPEYFTNRMMRLALFEAEHRGNDPDLERELGRALLQGLGRSVQRSREVGRVGHRYRCRFRHQRNLDHFVAHLEATGGPQHVKILYQPSRQQDGYWVLEFERVLPRMTGTLAHALSGGAQFD, from the coding sequence ATGGACGCACTGACCGCGAAACAGGCGCTGGAAAAGGGCAAGGCCACCCGGCACGAGTTCGAGGGGCTGAGCTACATCCGCCTGCACGACAGCGTGGCCCGGCTGCCCAAGGGCAGCGTCCGGCTGGACACCGGGCGGGTCATACCCGGCTACCCCTCCATCGGCCGCATCCAGGCGCTGGCCACCGGCCTGGAGAAGCAGTACGGCGACGAACCCTTCTGGGCCGAGGAGAAGATCGACGGCTTCAATATCCGCATCGTGGCCCACGAGGGCCGGCTGCTGGCCTTCAGCCGGGGCGGTTTTCTCTGCCCCTTCAGCACCGACCGCGTCCCTGAACTGCTCGACCCGGCCCTGTTCGACGAGCACCCGGGGCTGATCGCCTGCGCCGAGCTGGCCGGCCCGGAGAACCCCTACATGGAGGGCAGCCCGCCCCACGTGGCGCATGACGTGGCGCTGTTCGTCTTTGACCTGATGCGGGACGGGCAGCCCGGCTTCATTGCGCAGGCGGAAAAACAGGGCCTGGCGGAGCGCTACCGCCTGCCGGTGGCGCGGGTCTTCGGCCGCTACCGGGCACAGGACCAGCAGGCGCTGACCGAGCTAATCCTGTCGCTGGACCGGGCCGGCTGCGAGGGGCTGGTATTCAAGGGTGAGGTGCAGGGCGCGCGCAGCAAGTACGTCACCGCCCGCTCCAACATCAACGACATTGCCCTGGTCAGTGACGCACTTCTCGACCTGCCGCCGGAGTACTTCACCAACCGCATGATGCGCCTGGCCCTGTTCGAGGCCGAGCACCGGGGCAACGACCCGGACCTGGAGCGGGAACTGGGGCGCGCCCTGCTGCAGGGGCTCGGCCGCTCGGTGCAGCGCAGCCGGGAGGTGGGCCGGGTAGGCCACCGCTACCGCTGCCGCTTCCGCCACCAGCGCAACCTGGACCACTTCGTCGCGCACCTGGAGGCCACCGGCGGCCCGCAGCACGTGAAGATCCTCTACCAGCCCAGCCGCCAGCAGGACGGCTACTGGGTGCTGGAGTTCGAGCGGGTCCTGCCGCGGATGACCGGCACCCTGGCCCACGCCCTCTCCGGTGGCGCCCAGTTCGACTGA
- the rluD gene encoding 23S rRNA pseudouridine(1911/1915/1917) synthase RluD, whose translation MGTRIEHDILIEDAQAGQRLDQALAALLPDYSRSRIQQWIRQGEVTVDGRQPRPRDKVASGQQVTLRAELEEEQRVSAEPIPLRILHEDAHLLVVDKPAGLVVHPGAGNREGTLQNALLHHDPTLAELPRAGIVHRLDKDTSGLMVVARSLPAHTALVAQLQARSVSREYLALVSGCPVAGGTVEAPIGRHPRDRKRMAVVERGRPAVTHYRVETRLRAHTLLRCFLETGRTHQIRVHMAYVGYPLVGDPVYGGRLRLPPGATEAQRQALRGFHRQALHATRLALDHPDSGERVRWDAPMPEDMQALIACLQG comes from the coding sequence ATGGGCACTCGAATAGAACACGACATCCTGATCGAAGACGCACAAGCGGGCCAACGGCTGGACCAGGCACTGGCAGCGCTGCTGCCGGACTACTCGCGCAGCCGCATCCAGCAGTGGATCCGGCAGGGCGAGGTCACCGTCGACGGTCGCCAGCCGCGGCCCCGGGACAAGGTGGCCAGCGGCCAGCAGGTCACGCTGCGCGCCGAGCTGGAGGAGGAACAACGGGTCTCCGCCGAGCCCATCCCCCTGCGTATTCTCCACGAGGACGCCCATCTGCTGGTAGTGGACAAGCCGGCCGGGCTGGTGGTTCACCCGGGCGCGGGCAACCGCGAGGGCACCCTGCAGAACGCTCTGCTCCACCACGACCCGACGCTGGCGGAACTGCCCCGGGCCGGCATCGTCCACCGGCTCGACAAGGACACCTCCGGGCTGATGGTGGTGGCCCGCAGCCTGCCGGCCCACACCGCGCTGGTGGCCCAGCTCCAGGCGCGCAGCGTGAGCCGCGAGTACCTGGCGCTGGTCAGCGGCTGCCCGGTGGCGGGCGGCACGGTCGAGGCGCCCATCGGCCGCCACCCCCGCGATCGCAAGCGCATGGCGGTTGTGGAGCGCGGCCGTCCCGCGGTCACCCACTACCGGGTGGAGACCCGTCTGCGCGCCCACACCCTGCTGCGCTGCTTCCTGGAGACCGGTCGCACCCACCAGATCCGGGTGCACATGGCCTACGTGGGCTACCCGCTGGTGGGCGACCCGGTGTACGGCGGCCGGCTGCGCCTGCCCCCCGGCGCCACCGAGGCCCAGCGCCAGGCCCTGCGCGGTTTCCACCGCCAGGCGCTGCACGCCACCCGGCTGGCGCTGGACCACCCGGACAGCGGGGAGCGGGTGCGCTGGGACGCCCCCATGCCGGAGGACATGCAGGCGCTGATCGCCTGCCTGCAGGGCTGA
- a CDS encoding outer membrane protein assembly factor BamD: MLPKRWIWLLILIVPLLLASGCSSNGPDREPEAQETAEELYQRARRQLANGNYSMAVETLERLQGRFPFGPYATQAQLDIIYAYYEAGEMESAIAAADRFMRLYPRDPNVAYARYMRGLAHASSGDEFFSRLFNLDRSLRDPQPLRRAFVDFRELIQRHPDSDYVEDAQERMREIRDILARHEINVARYYLRRDAPVAAVGRARTVLADYQGTSAVEEALEVLVEAYGVLEIEDLQADVRRVIGENFPGHPLAAN; this comes from the coding sequence ATGTTGCCGAAGCGCTGGATATGGCTGCTAATCCTGATTGTGCCGCTGTTGCTGGCCAGCGGTTGCTCGTCCAATGGCCCTGACCGGGAGCCGGAGGCCCAGGAGACTGCGGAGGAGCTCTACCAGCGCGCCCGCAGGCAGTTGGCCAACGGCAACTACAGCATGGCCGTGGAGACCCTGGAGCGGTTGCAGGGCCGCTTCCCCTTCGGCCCTTACGCCACGCAGGCGCAGCTGGACATTATCTACGCCTACTACGAGGCGGGCGAGATGGAATCCGCCATCGCTGCCGCCGACCGCTTCATGCGGCTCTACCCGCGGGACCCCAACGTCGCTTACGCCCGCTACATGCGGGGCCTGGCCCATGCCAGCAGTGGCGATGAGTTCTTTTCCCGACTGTTTAACCTGGACCGTAGCCTGCGTGACCCGCAGCCGTTGCGCCGGGCGTTCGTGGATTTCCGGGAGCTGATCCAGCGCCACCCGGACAGCGATTACGTGGAAGATGCCCAGGAGCGCATGCGCGAGATCCGTGACATCCTGGCCCGCCACGAGATCAATGTCGCCCGCTACTACCTGCGCCGCGATGCGCCGGTGGCGGCAGTGGGCCGCGCCCGCACGGTACTCGCCGATTACCAGGGCACCAGCGCCGTGGAGGAGGCGCTGGAGGTGCTGGTGGAGGCGTACGGCGTCCTGGAGATCGAGGACCTGCAGGCGGATGTGCGCCGGGTGATCGGCGAGAACTTCCCCGGCCACCCGCTGGCCGCCAACTAG
- the glnB gene encoding nitrogen regulatory protein P-II, protein MKKVEAIIKPFKLDDVREALSEIGITGMTVTEVKGFGRQKGHTELYRGAEYVVDFLPKMRLEVVIADDQVDRCLEVITKAAHTGKIGDGKIFVSDVERVIRIRTGEEDENAI, encoded by the coding sequence ATGAAAAAGGTTGAGGCCATCATCAAGCCCTTCAAACTGGACGACGTGCGCGAAGCACTGTCCGAGATCGGCATCACCGGCATGACCGTCACCGAGGTCAAGGGCTTTGGCCGGCAAAAGGGCCACACCGAGCTGTACCGTGGCGCCGAGTACGTGGTGGACTTCCTGCCAAAGATGCGGCTCGAGGTTGTCATCGCCGACGACCAGGTGGACCGTTGCCTGGAGGTGATCACCAAGGCCGCCCACACCGGCAAGATCGGTGACGGCAAGATCTTCGTCAGCGACGTGGAGCGGGTCATCCGCATCCGCACCGGTGAAGAGGACGAAAACGCCATCTGA